A DNA window from Streptomyces canus contains the following coding sequences:
- a CDS encoding pyridoxamine 5'-phosphate oxidase family protein: MGKTFERIDGRLRSFIEAQPLFFTATAPLSGDGTVNLSPKGLRGSFAVLDELTVAYLDFAGSTAETVAHLRENGRITLMWCAFQGPPNIVRVHGRGEPVFRDDPRFKELLARFPDIDPTAHGLRAIVVVTAELVRDSCGYAVPYMAYEGDRELHGKRFAREDDASLSAYFTKKEHIATSLDGLPGLPLPLPPSAV; encoded by the coding sequence ATGGGAAAGACTTTTGAGCGCATAGACGGCCGGCTCCGCTCCTTCATCGAGGCGCAGCCCCTCTTCTTCACCGCGACCGCGCCCCTGTCAGGCGACGGCACGGTCAACCTCTCCCCCAAGGGTCTGCGCGGCTCCTTCGCGGTCCTCGACGAACTCACCGTGGCCTACCTCGACTTCGCCGGTTCCACCGCCGAGACGGTCGCGCATCTGCGGGAGAACGGCCGGATCACCCTCATGTGGTGCGCGTTCCAGGGGCCGCCCAACATCGTCCGCGTGCACGGGCGCGGTGAGCCGGTCTTCCGGGACGACCCGCGCTTCAAGGAACTGCTCGCCCGCTTCCCGGACATCGACCCGACCGCGCACGGACTGCGGGCGATCGTCGTCGTGACGGCCGAACTGGTCCGCGACTCCTGCGGTTACGCGGTGCCGTACATGGCGTACGAGGGCGACCGCGAGCTGCACGGCAAGCGGTTCGCGCGCGAGGACGACGCCTCGCTCAGCGCGTACTTCACCAAGAAGGAGCACATCGCCACGAGCCTGGACGGCCTGCCGGGGCTGCCGTTGCCGTTGCCGCCGTCCGCGGTCTGA
- a CDS encoding sensor histidine kinase, with product MRSLRPHTLRARLTLGLLVLLAVSCAAVGLAAVVELNGFLTSRLDEQLTEAGNRFAVSLEHKGEPQKDDHDGDERADTRRQATGTFGARLMNGTVTNAAVVRSAGTLNVGLTADDRKRLAAVPADGRGHSIGLSALDDYRVIATRGLDRDVLITGMPLEPVEAAVHRLELVSAIVFGAALTAAGVAGALWVRWSLRPLSRVAATATRVSELPLASGEVALPPRAPESDPRGEVGRVAGAFNRMLGHVEDALTKRHASEERLRSFAADASHELRTPVASVRGHAELALLHPGPLPPEITRALQRIAAESTRMGAMVDDLLLLARLDAGRPLEAAPVDLTRLVLDALTDARATGSGHRWELDLPEDPVTVTGDAHRLQQVLANLLSNARLHTPAGTKVTVTLETDGSTASLKVHDDGPGIPEDIQPGVFERFTRADRSTKAETGGAGLGLSIVAAVVEAHGGSVTVESEPGSTTFTVRIGKA from the coding sequence ATGAGAAGCCTGCGGCCCCACACGCTGCGGGCCCGGCTCACCCTCGGCCTCCTGGTGCTCCTCGCGGTGAGCTGTGCCGCCGTCGGGCTGGCCGCCGTGGTGGAGCTGAACGGCTTTCTCACCAGCCGGCTCGACGAGCAGCTGACCGAGGCCGGGAACAGGTTCGCGGTGAGCCTGGAGCACAAGGGAGAGCCGCAGAAGGACGACCACGACGGTGACGAGCGCGCCGACACCCGCAGGCAGGCCACCGGCACCTTCGGAGCCCGGCTCATGAACGGCACGGTGACCAACGCCGCGGTGGTCCGCTCAGCCGGCACCCTGAACGTCGGCCTCACCGCGGACGACCGCAAGCGGCTCGCCGCGGTCCCGGCCGACGGCAGGGGCCACAGCATCGGCCTCTCCGCCCTGGACGACTACCGGGTGATCGCCACCCGGGGGCTGGACCGCGACGTCCTGATCACGGGGATGCCCCTGGAGCCCGTCGAAGCCGCCGTTCACCGCCTGGAGCTGGTCTCGGCGATCGTCTTCGGCGCCGCCCTCACCGCCGCCGGTGTCGCGGGCGCCCTGTGGGTGCGCTGGTCCCTGCGCCCGCTCAGCCGGGTCGCCGCCACCGCCACCCGGGTCAGCGAACTCCCGCTGGCCAGCGGCGAGGTGGCCCTTCCGCCCCGCGCCCCCGAGTCCGACCCGCGCGGTGAGGTGGGCCGGGTCGCCGGCGCCTTCAACCGCATGCTCGGCCATGTCGAGGACGCCCTGACCAAACGCCATGCCAGCGAGGAACGGCTGCGCAGCTTCGCCGCCGACGCCAGCCACGAACTGCGCACCCCGGTCGCCTCGGTACGCGGCCACGCCGAACTCGCCCTGCTGCACCCCGGCCCGCTGCCGCCGGAGATCACCCGGGCCCTGCAACGCATCGCCGCCGAGTCGACCCGCATGGGCGCGATGGTCGACGACCTGCTCCTGCTGGCCCGCCTGGACGCGGGCCGGCCCCTGGAAGCGGCTCCCGTCGACCTCACCCGCCTGGTCCTCGACGCCCTCACGGACGCGCGGGCCACGGGGTCCGGTCATCGCTGGGAACTGGACCTCCCCGAGGACCCGGTCACGGTGACGGGCGACGCACACCGCCTCCAGCAGGTCCTGGCCAACCTGCTGTCCAACGCCAGGCTGCACACCCCCGCCGGCACCAAGGTGACGGTGACCCTGGAGACCGACGGCAGCACAGCGTCGTTGAAGGTCCACGACGACGGCCCCGGCATCCCCGAGGACATCCAGCCGGGCGTCTTCGAACGCTTCACCCGCGCCGACCGCAGCACCAAGGCGGAGACCGGCGGCGCGGGCCTGGGACTGTCGATCGTGGCGGCGGTGGTGGAGGCGCACGGGGGCAGCGTGACGGTGGAGAGCGAGCCGGGTTCGACGACCTTCACCGTCCGGATCGGCAAGGCGTGA
- a CDS encoding response regulator transcription factor, producing the protein MNTARSGRPALTRPDGTPLRVLVVDDDPDLAEVLSGALRYEGWQIRTAGDGASAVAAARELLPDAVVLDVMLPDTDGFAVLRALHTVKSDVCVLFLTARDAVEDRIKGITAGGDDYVTKPFSLEEVVARLRGLLRRAGMARQLDEGPRLTVGDLVMDEEAREVARGGELIELSPTEFELLRFLMRNPRRVLSKAQILDRVWSYDFGGRAHVVELYISYLRKKVDAGREPMIHTVRGAGYVIKPVTP; encoded by the coding sequence ATGAACACCGCACGCTCCGGCCGCCCCGCCCTCACCCGCCCCGACGGCACCCCGCTGCGGGTCCTCGTCGTCGACGACGACCCGGACCTCGCCGAGGTCCTCTCCGGCGCCCTGCGCTACGAGGGCTGGCAGATCCGCACGGCCGGCGACGGCGCCTCGGCGGTGGCCGCGGCCCGGGAGCTGCTGCCCGACGCCGTCGTCCTGGACGTGATGCTCCCGGACACCGACGGCTTCGCCGTGCTGCGCGCCCTGCACACCGTGAAGTCGGACGTGTGCGTCCTCTTCCTGACCGCCCGGGACGCGGTCGAGGACCGCATCAAGGGCATCACGGCGGGCGGCGACGACTACGTCACCAAGCCCTTCAGCCTGGAGGAGGTCGTCGCCCGGCTGCGCGGACTGCTCCGCCGCGCGGGCATGGCCCGGCAGCTCGACGAGGGCCCCCGGCTGACCGTCGGCGACCTGGTCATGGACGAGGAGGCCCGCGAGGTCGCCCGTGGCGGCGAGCTGATCGAACTCTCCCCGACCGAGTTCGAGCTGCTGCGCTTCCTCATGCGCAACCCGCGCCGCGTGCTCAGCAAGGCGCAGATCCTCGACCGGGTGTGGTCCTACGACTTCGGCGGCCGCGCCCATGTCGTCGAGCTGTACATCTCCTACCTGCGCAAGAAGGTGGACGCGGGCCGCGAGCCGATGATCCACACCGTGCGCGGGGCCGGGTACGTGATCAAACCGGTGACGCCATGA
- a CDS encoding ferredoxin reductase family protein has product MTTVYEQRAAPAVAPPARRSPAGAVLALLWAGAAAVIALWWADTGSVVGTAGWLTGAGRIAGLLCGYACAVLVGLMARVPLLERRVGSDRVARWHAMAGRYTVCLLLAHIGLILAGYAAQDGASLWHETVTVVLDYPEMLKATAGTVILLAVGVTSARAVRRRTGHEFWYYVHLLTYAAVFLAFGHQLALGNDLSGNAGATAAWYALYLGVAALVLWFRILAPVRLNLRHRLRVESVHQEAPGVWSVVVRGRDLDRLGARAGQFFRWRFLAEGLRWTSTPYSLSAPPRPDRMRITVKALGGHSAAVALLRPGTRVWAEGPYGSLTGDRQTSSKSLLIGGGVGITPLRALFETLPGEVTLLYRARTVEDLALGGELEAVARWRGAKVHYLLNGPQGQRPRITAASLRSAFPDLAGHDVYLCGPHGFARELYEELRAAGVPDRRIHHESFEL; this is encoded by the coding sequence ATGACCACCGTGTACGAGCAGCGGGCCGCACCGGCCGTGGCGCCGCCCGCGCGACGCTCCCCCGCGGGTGCCGTGCTGGCCCTGCTGTGGGCCGGGGCGGCGGCCGTGATCGCCCTGTGGTGGGCGGACACCGGTTCCGTGGTCGGTACGGCCGGGTGGCTGACCGGCGCCGGGCGGATCGCCGGGCTGCTGTGCGGGTACGCCTGCGCGGTGCTGGTGGGGCTGATGGCGAGGGTGCCGCTGCTGGAGCGACGGGTCGGCTCGGACCGGGTGGCGCGCTGGCACGCGATGGCCGGCCGCTACACCGTCTGCCTGCTGCTCGCGCACATCGGGCTGATCCTCGCCGGGTACGCCGCCCAGGACGGTGCCTCGCTGTGGCACGAGACCGTCACCGTGGTCCTGGACTATCCGGAGATGCTCAAGGCGACCGCGGGGACGGTGATCCTCCTCGCCGTCGGCGTCACCTCGGCGCGCGCGGTACGCCGCCGCACCGGCCACGAGTTCTGGTACTACGTCCATCTCCTCACGTACGCGGCCGTGTTCCTCGCCTTCGGCCACCAGCTCGCCCTCGGCAACGACCTGAGCGGAAACGCGGGGGCCACGGCCGCCTGGTACGCGCTGTACCTGGGCGTGGCGGCCCTGGTGCTGTGGTTCCGGATCCTCGCGCCGGTGCGGCTGAACCTGCGGCACCGGCTGCGGGTGGAGTCGGTGCACCAGGAGGCGCCGGGCGTGTGGTCCGTCGTCGTGCGCGGACGGGATCTGGATCGGCTGGGCGCGCGGGCGGGGCAGTTCTTCCGCTGGCGGTTCCTGGCCGAGGGCCTGCGGTGGACCTCGACGCCGTACTCCCTGTCGGCGCCGCCCCGTCCCGACCGCATGCGGATCACGGTCAAGGCGCTCGGCGGCCACAGCGCGGCCGTGGCGCTGCTGCGGCCCGGCACGCGCGTGTGGGCTGAGGGGCCGTACGGATCGCTGACCGGCGACCGGCAGACCTCGTCCAAGTCGCTGCTGATCGGGGGCGGAGTCGGTATCACCCCGCTGCGGGCGCTGTTCGAGACCCTGCCGGGCGAGGTCACCCTCCTCTACCGGGCGCGCACGGTCGAAGACCTCGCGCTGGGCGGGGAGTTGGAGGCCGTCGCGCGGTGGCGCGGAGCGAAGGTGCACTACCTGCTCAACGGGCCCCAGGGGCAACGGCCGCGGATCACCGCGGCGTCGCTGCGGTCGGCCTTCCCCGACCTGGCCGGCCACGACGTCTACCTCTGCGGCCCTCACGGCTTCGCCCGGGAGCTGTACGAGGAGCTGCGCGCCGCCGGGGTACCGGACCGCCGTATCCACCACGAATCCTTCGAGCTCTGA
- a CDS encoding FMN-binding protein: MHALKKNRPLRRIVLASAATVSGMVMLLSLKPHASQAALALPAPSSSASASGGTGSAATGTKTVTGDTVQTRWGPVQVRITIKDGKLTEVTAVTYPTDNPRDQEINSYAIPRLRSEALQAQSAEIDTVSGATYTSDGYRQSLQSALDSAGS; the protein is encoded by the coding sequence GTGCACGCGTTGAAGAAGAACCGTCCGCTGCGCCGCATCGTGCTGGCGAGCGCTGCCACCGTCTCCGGGATGGTGATGCTGCTGTCGCTGAAGCCGCACGCGTCGCAGGCCGCCCTGGCGCTGCCCGCGCCCTCCAGCAGCGCGAGCGCGTCGGGCGGCACCGGATCGGCCGCCACCGGCACGAAGACCGTCACCGGCGACACCGTGCAGACGCGGTGGGGCCCGGTCCAGGTCCGCATCACCATCAAGGACGGCAAGCTCACCGAGGTCACGGCGGTCACCTACCCGACGGACAACCCCCGGGACCAGGAGATCAACAGCTACGCGATCCCCCGGCTGCGGAGCGAGGCCCTCCAGGCCCAGAGCGCGGAGATCGACACGGTCTCGGGAGCCACCTACACGAGCGACGGTTACCGCCAGTCACTCCAGTCCGCACTGGACTCCGCGGGCAGCTGA